One window of Prochlorococcus marinus XMU1408 genomic DNA carries:
- the pilO gene encoding type 4a pilus biogenesis protein PilO — protein sequence MTNLSSNRTKNKYLTPENSVFIIPIFTGIFTSIILILSIFTPLMYRLKDTNLEIKILEEKISYIPIYKKYINKILDIRNMAKKQQDRLINIISDPNHLKTVLSEINKLSLVNNLSIEEIEPIPIVRYTQNKINTKSTKSKKSKKKKVKKKTNSNLSKNKDVLLLPSLEKHTFKISLTGKYNNILVFLKEVEFLQPIVLTENINIKSIGSQKNNNLSNENELLKLSFDLSTYAQK from the coding sequence ATGACTAATTTATCTTCTAATCGTACAAAAAATAAATACTTAACACCAGAAAATTCTGTTTTCATTATTCCTATTTTCACAGGTATTTTTACAAGTATTATTTTAATCCTCTCAATTTTTACTCCGTTAATGTATCGATTAAAAGATACTAATTTAGAAATTAAGATACTAGAAGAAAAAATTTCATATATTCCAATTTATAAAAAATATATTAATAAAATATTAGATATTAGAAATATGGCTAAGAAACAACAAGATCGATTAATTAATATAATCTCTGATCCTAATCACCTGAAAACAGTACTCTCTGAAATAAATAAACTATCTTTAGTTAACAATCTTAGCATAGAAGAGATTGAACCGATCCCAATTGTAAGGTATACTCAAAATAAAATAAATACTAAATCAACTAAGTCAAAAAAATCAAAGAAGAAAAAAGTTAAAAAGAAAACAAATTCAAATCTTAGTAAAAATAAAGATGTACTTTTATTGCCTTCATTAGAAAAGCATACTTTTAAGATATCTTTAACTGGTAAATATAATAATATTTTAGTTTTTTTAAAGGAAGTAGAGTTTTTGCAACCTATAGTTTTAACTGAGAATATCAATATTAAATCTATAGGTTCACAAAAAAATAATAATTTATCTAATGAAAATGAATTACTTAAATTATCATTCGATCTATCAACTTATGCACAAAAATAA